From one Lycium ferocissimum isolate CSIRO_LF1 chromosome 7, AGI_CSIRO_Lferr_CH_V1, whole genome shotgun sequence genomic stretch:
- the LOC132064319 gene encoding topless-related protein 3 isoform X3 codes for MSSLSRELVFLILQFLEEEKFKESVHKLEQESGFFFNMKYFEEKVHAGEWDEVEKYLSGFTKVDDNRYSMKIFFEIRKQKYLEALDKQDKAKAVEILVSDLKVFSTFNEDLYKEITQLLTLTNFRENEQLSKYGDTKTARSIMLIELKKLIEANPLFREKLVFPTLRSSRLRTLINQSLNWQHQLCKNPRPNPDIKTLFTDHTCTPPNGAVAPAPVNLPPAAIAKPAAFTALGAHGPFPPAAAAAANANALAGWMANAAASSSVQAAVVTASSLPVPPNQVSILKRPLTPPATLGMLDYQNADHEQLMKRLRPAQSVEEVTYPTVRQQASWSLEDLPRTVAFTLPQGSSVTSMDFHPSHHTYLLVGSSNGEITLWEVATREKLVSKAFKIWDMQACTLTFQASASKDAPFSVSRVAWSPDGTFVGVAFSKHLVHLYGTIGTNDLRQHLEMDAHAGSVNDLAFAYPNKQLCVVTCGDDKLIKVWDITGRKLFNFEGHEAPVYSICPHQKENIQFIFSTAIDGKIKAWLYDNMGSRVDYDAPGHWCTTMLYSADGTRLFSCGTGKEGDSFLVEWNESEGAIKRTYTGFRKKSAGVVQFDTTQNHFLAVGEDSQIKFWDMDNTNILTTTDADGGLPSLPRLRFNKEGNLLAVTTADNGIKILGNAAGLRSLRTAEAPPFEALRSPIEAAAIKGSGSSVPNVTPINCKVERSSPIRPSPILNGADTVPRSMEKPRILEDNSDKAKPWQLTEILDQAQCRMVTMPESSDSSNKVARLLYTNSGVGILALGSNGIQKLWKWARNEQNPSGKATANVVPQYWQPNSGLLMTNDVSGVNLEEAVPCIALSKNDSYVMSAAGGKVSLFNMMTFKVMTTFMPPPPASTFLAFHPQDNNIIAIGMEDSTIHIYNVRVDEVKSKLKGHQRRITGLAFSTNLNILVSSGADAQLCLWSIDSWDKRKTVLIQLPAGKTPSGDTRVQFHADQVRLLVCHETQLAIYDASKMERIRQWVPQDALSAPITYAAYSCNSQLVFASFSDGNVGVFDADTLRLRCRVAPSAYLSQAALTGSQAVYPLVVAAHPQESSQFAIGLTDGTVKVIEPLESEGKWGVSPPVDNGVLNGRAASSSTASNHVADQVQR; via the exons atGTCATCTCTCAGCAGAGAATTGGTGTTTCTGATACTCCAGTTTCTCGAAGAGGAGAAATTTAAGGAGTCTGTTCACAA GTTAGAGCAAGAATCAGGATTTTTCTTCAATATGAAGTACTTTGAGGAGAAAGTACATGCAGGTGAATGGGACGAAGTTGAGAAATACCTGTCTGGATTTACTAAAGTTGATGACAACAGATACTCCATGAAAATCTTTTTTGAGATAAGAAAGCAGAAGTATCTTGAAGCTCTTGATAA GCAAGACAAGGCAAAGGCTGTTGAGATTCTTGTGAGTGATTTGAAAGTGTTCTCTACATTCAATGAGGACCTTTACAAAGAGATCACTCAGCTGTTGACACTTACCAATTTCAG AGAGAACGAGCAGCTTTCGAAGTATGGTGACACCAAGACAGCACGTAGCATAATGTTGATAGAGCTGAAGAAATTGATCGAAGCAAATCCTCTTTTCCGTGAAAAACTTGTTTTCCCGACTCTGAGATCTTCGAGATTGCGTACATTAATCAATCAAAG TCTCAACTGGCAGCACCAGCTTTGTAAGAACCCAAGGCCAAACCCTGATATTAAGACGTTGTTTACTGATCATACATGCACTCCTCCAAATGGGGCTGTTGCACCTGCACCTGTTAATCTTCCACCTGCAGCTATTGCAAAACCTGCCGCTTTTACAGCACTTGGTGCACATGGG CCCTTTCCACCCGCAGCAGCAGCTGCTGCAAATGCTAATGCGTTAGCAGGTTGGATGGCGAATGCCGCTGCTTCTTCATCTGTCCAAGCAGCTGTTGTTACAGCATCATCCCTGCCTGTTCCACCAAATCAAG TTTCAATTTTGAAGCGCCCCCTCACACCTCCAGCTACACTAGGTATGCTTGACTATCAGAACGCTGATCATGAGCAATTAATGAAACGTTTACGACCTGCACAGTCTGTGGAGGAG GTTACGTATCCTACAGTTCGTCAGCAAGCCTCTTGGTCCCTCGAGGACTTACCAAGGACAGTAGCTTTTACTTTACCTCAAGGATCCTCGGTCACTAGCATGGACTTTCATCCTTCTCATCATACATATCTGCTCG TTGGATCCAGCAATGGTGAAATAACGCTTTGGGAAGTAGCAACCCGGGAGAAGTTGGTTTCGAAAGCATTTAAAATATGGGATATGCAAGCGTGCACTCTGACATTTCAG GCTTCTGCTTCCAAGGATGCTCCATTTTCTGTAAGCCGTGTTGCATGGAGTCCAGATGGGACCTTTGTTG GAGTTGCATTCTCTAAGCATTTGGTCCATCTGTATGGCACTATTGGAACAAATGACTTGCGCCAGCATTTGGAG ATGGATGCCCATGCTGGGAGTGTCAACGACTTAGCATTCGCTTATCCAAACAAACAGTTATGTGTAGTAACATGCGGAGATGATAAGTTGATTAAG GTGTGGGATATAACAGGAAGAAAGCTGTTTAATTTTGAAGGACATGAAGCTCCTGTATACTCCATATGCCCTCATCAGAAGGAGAACATTCAG TTCATTTTTTCTACTGCTATAGATGGGAAAATAAAAGCTTGGCTGTATGACAATATGGGATCCCGAGTTGACTATGATGCTCCTGGTCATTGGTGTACCACCATGCTTTATAGTGCTGACGGAACTAG ATTGTTCTCTTGTGGAACTGGTAAGGAAGGTGATTCTTTCCTTGTGGAATGGAATGAAAGTGAAGGAGCCATAAAGAGGACTTATACTGGGTTTAGAAAGAAATCAGCTGGTGTTGTGCAGTTTGACACTACTCAAAATCACTTCTTGGCTGTGGGTGAAGATAGCCAGATAAAATTTTGGGACATGGACAACACTAACATTCTTACGACTACAGACGCCGATGGTGGTCTCCCG AGTCTTCCACGCTTGAGATTCAACAAGGAGGGGAATCTTCTTGCTGTTACTACTGCTGACAATGGGATCAAGATACTGGGAAACGCTGCCGGTCTGAGATCCTTAAGGACAGCTGAAGCCCCACCTTTTGAAGCACTAAGATCACCCATTGAGGCAGCTGCTATTAAG GGTTCTGGCTCTTCTGTTCCAAATGTAACTCCTATCAATTGTAAAGTTGAAAGAAGCTCTCCTATCAGGCCGTCTCCCATCCTT AATGGAGCTGATACTGTTCCCCGAAGCATGGAGAAACCAAGAATATTGGAGGATAATTCAGATAAGGCCAAACCCTGGCAGTTGACTGAAATTTTAGATCAAGCTCAATGCAGGATGGTTACCATGCCTGAGAGCTCAGATTCAAGTAACAAA GTTGCAAGGCTTCTTTATACAAATTCCGGTGTTGGTATCCTGGCACTTGGTTCGAATGGTATTCAAAAGCTGTGGAAGTGGGCTCGCAATGAACAAAATCCAAGTGGCAAG GCCACTGCTAATGTTGTTCCGCAATACTGGCAACCGAACAGTGGTCTTCTTATGACTAATGATGTCTCAGGTGTCAATTTGGAAGAGGCTGTTCCTTGCATAGCCCTCTCAAAGAACGACTCTTACGTAATGTCAGCTGCTGGTGGAAAAGTTTCACTATTCAATATGATGACATTCAAG GTAATGACAACATTCATGCCACCTCCGCCGGCTTCGACTTTCTTGGCGTTCCATCCTCAAGATAACAACATTATCGCCATTGGCATGGAGGATTCAACAATCCACATTTACAACGTTAGGGTTGATGAG GTAAAATCTAAGTTGAAGGGCCATCAGAGGCGCATAACTGGTCTTGCTTTCTCCACCAACCTCAACATTTTGGTTTCATCAGGTGCTGATGCTCAG CTCTGTTTATGGAGCATTGATTCATGGGACAAGAGAAAAACAGTTCTTATTCAGCTGCCTGCTGGTAAAACACCTAGTGGTGACACTCGAGTACAATTTCACGCGGACCAAGTCCGCTTGCTAGTATGCCATGAAACACAGTTAGCAATTTATGATGCATCAAAGATGGAAAGAATTCGCCAG TGGGTTCCTCAAGATGCACTTTCTGCACCAATAACCTACGCGGCTTACTCCTGCAACAGTCAACTAGTTTTTGCTTCCTTTTCTGACGGCAACGTTGGTGTATTTGATGCCGATACCCTAAGACTCAGATGTCGTGTTGCTCCCTCAGCTTACTTGTCCCAGGCAGCATTGACTGG AAGTCAAGCTGTGTATCCGCTAGTAGTTGCAGCACATCCACAGGAATCCAGCCAATTTGCAATTGGGTTGACAGATGGAACTGTTAAAGTGATTGAACCCCTGGAATCCGAAGGGAAGTGGGGCGTAAGTCCACCTGTTGATAACGGGGTATTGAATGGCAGGGCGGCCTCCTCTTCGACCGCTAGCAACCATGTAGCCGATCAAGTTCAAAGATGA
- the LOC132064319 gene encoding topless-related protein 3 isoform X1: MSSLSRELVFLILQFLEEEKFKESVHKLEQESGFFFNMKYFEEKVHAGEWDEVEKYLSGFTKVDDNRYSMKIFFEIRKQKYLEALDKQDKAKAVEILVSDLKVFSTFNEDLYKEITQLLTLTNFRENEQLSKYGDTKTARSIMLIELKKLIEANPLFREKLVFPTLRSSRLRTLINQSLNWQHQLCKNPRPNPDIKTLFTDHTCTPPNGAVAPAPVNLPPAAIAKPAAFTALGAHGPFPPAAAAAANANALAGWMANAAASSSVQAAVVTASSLPVPPNQVSILKRPLTPPATLGMLDYQNADHEQLMKRLRPAQSVEEVTYPTVRQQASWSLEDLPRTVAFTLPQGSSVTSMDFHPSHHTYLLVGSSNGEITLWEVATREKLVSKAFKIWDMQACTLTFQASASKDAPFSVSRVAWSPDGTFVGVCSSLLLLLYMFLWMFITVLCIAGVAFSKHLVHLYGTIGTNDLRQHLEMDAHAGSVNDLAFAYPNKQLCVVTCGDDKLIKVWDITGRKLFNFEGHEAPVYSICPHQKENIQFIFSTAIDGKIKAWLYDNMGSRVDYDAPGHWCTTMLYSADGTRLFSCGTGKEGDSFLVEWNESEGAIKRTYTGFRKKSAGVVQFDTTQNHFLAVGEDSQIKFWDMDNTNILTTTDADGGLPSLPRLRFNKEGNLLAVTTADNGIKILGNAAGLRSLRTAEAPPFEALRSPIEAAAIKGSGSSVPNVTPINCKVERSSPIRPSPILNGADTVPRSMEKPRILEDNSDKAKPWQLTEILDQAQCRMVTMPESSDSSNKVARLLYTNSGVGILALGSNGIQKLWKWARNEQNPSGKATANVVPQYWQPNSGLLMTNDVSGVNLEEAVPCIALSKNDSYVMSAAGGKVSLFNMMTFKVMTTFMPPPPASTFLAFHPQDNNIIAIGMEDSTIHIYNVRVDEVKSKLKGHQRRITGLAFSTNLNILVSSGADAQLCLWSIDSWDKRKTVLIQLPAGKTPSGDTRVQFHADQVRLLVCHETQLAIYDASKMERIRQWVPQDALSAPITYAAYSCNSQLVFASFSDGNVGVFDADTLRLRCRVAPSAYLSQAALTGSQAVYPLVVAAHPQESSQFAIGLTDGTVKVIEPLESEGKWGVSPPVDNGVLNGRAASSSTASNHVADQVQR, translated from the exons atGTCATCTCTCAGCAGAGAATTGGTGTTTCTGATACTCCAGTTTCTCGAAGAGGAGAAATTTAAGGAGTCTGTTCACAA GTTAGAGCAAGAATCAGGATTTTTCTTCAATATGAAGTACTTTGAGGAGAAAGTACATGCAGGTGAATGGGACGAAGTTGAGAAATACCTGTCTGGATTTACTAAAGTTGATGACAACAGATACTCCATGAAAATCTTTTTTGAGATAAGAAAGCAGAAGTATCTTGAAGCTCTTGATAA GCAAGACAAGGCAAAGGCTGTTGAGATTCTTGTGAGTGATTTGAAAGTGTTCTCTACATTCAATGAGGACCTTTACAAAGAGATCACTCAGCTGTTGACACTTACCAATTTCAG AGAGAACGAGCAGCTTTCGAAGTATGGTGACACCAAGACAGCACGTAGCATAATGTTGATAGAGCTGAAGAAATTGATCGAAGCAAATCCTCTTTTCCGTGAAAAACTTGTTTTCCCGACTCTGAGATCTTCGAGATTGCGTACATTAATCAATCAAAG TCTCAACTGGCAGCACCAGCTTTGTAAGAACCCAAGGCCAAACCCTGATATTAAGACGTTGTTTACTGATCATACATGCACTCCTCCAAATGGGGCTGTTGCACCTGCACCTGTTAATCTTCCACCTGCAGCTATTGCAAAACCTGCCGCTTTTACAGCACTTGGTGCACATGGG CCCTTTCCACCCGCAGCAGCAGCTGCTGCAAATGCTAATGCGTTAGCAGGTTGGATGGCGAATGCCGCTGCTTCTTCATCTGTCCAAGCAGCTGTTGTTACAGCATCATCCCTGCCTGTTCCACCAAATCAAG TTTCAATTTTGAAGCGCCCCCTCACACCTCCAGCTACACTAGGTATGCTTGACTATCAGAACGCTGATCATGAGCAATTAATGAAACGTTTACGACCTGCACAGTCTGTGGAGGAG GTTACGTATCCTACAGTTCGTCAGCAAGCCTCTTGGTCCCTCGAGGACTTACCAAGGACAGTAGCTTTTACTTTACCTCAAGGATCCTCGGTCACTAGCATGGACTTTCATCCTTCTCATCATACATATCTGCTCG TTGGATCCAGCAATGGTGAAATAACGCTTTGGGAAGTAGCAACCCGGGAGAAGTTGGTTTCGAAAGCATTTAAAATATGGGATATGCAAGCGTGCACTCTGACATTTCAG GCTTCTGCTTCCAAGGATGCTCCATTTTCTGTAAGCCGTGTTGCATGGAGTCCAGATGGGACCTTTGTTGGTGTGTGCTCTTCCTTacttttgttattatatatgttcTTGTGGATGTTCATAACTGTACTTTGTATTGCAGGAGTTGCATTCTCTAAGCATTTGGTCCATCTGTATGGCACTATTGGAACAAATGACTTGCGCCAGCATTTGGAG ATGGATGCCCATGCTGGGAGTGTCAACGACTTAGCATTCGCTTATCCAAACAAACAGTTATGTGTAGTAACATGCGGAGATGATAAGTTGATTAAG GTGTGGGATATAACAGGAAGAAAGCTGTTTAATTTTGAAGGACATGAAGCTCCTGTATACTCCATATGCCCTCATCAGAAGGAGAACATTCAG TTCATTTTTTCTACTGCTATAGATGGGAAAATAAAAGCTTGGCTGTATGACAATATGGGATCCCGAGTTGACTATGATGCTCCTGGTCATTGGTGTACCACCATGCTTTATAGTGCTGACGGAACTAG ATTGTTCTCTTGTGGAACTGGTAAGGAAGGTGATTCTTTCCTTGTGGAATGGAATGAAAGTGAAGGAGCCATAAAGAGGACTTATACTGGGTTTAGAAAGAAATCAGCTGGTGTTGTGCAGTTTGACACTACTCAAAATCACTTCTTGGCTGTGGGTGAAGATAGCCAGATAAAATTTTGGGACATGGACAACACTAACATTCTTACGACTACAGACGCCGATGGTGGTCTCCCG AGTCTTCCACGCTTGAGATTCAACAAGGAGGGGAATCTTCTTGCTGTTACTACTGCTGACAATGGGATCAAGATACTGGGAAACGCTGCCGGTCTGAGATCCTTAAGGACAGCTGAAGCCCCACCTTTTGAAGCACTAAGATCACCCATTGAGGCAGCTGCTATTAAG GGTTCTGGCTCTTCTGTTCCAAATGTAACTCCTATCAATTGTAAAGTTGAAAGAAGCTCTCCTATCAGGCCGTCTCCCATCCTT AATGGAGCTGATACTGTTCCCCGAAGCATGGAGAAACCAAGAATATTGGAGGATAATTCAGATAAGGCCAAACCCTGGCAGTTGACTGAAATTTTAGATCAAGCTCAATGCAGGATGGTTACCATGCCTGAGAGCTCAGATTCAAGTAACAAA GTTGCAAGGCTTCTTTATACAAATTCCGGTGTTGGTATCCTGGCACTTGGTTCGAATGGTATTCAAAAGCTGTGGAAGTGGGCTCGCAATGAACAAAATCCAAGTGGCAAG GCCACTGCTAATGTTGTTCCGCAATACTGGCAACCGAACAGTGGTCTTCTTATGACTAATGATGTCTCAGGTGTCAATTTGGAAGAGGCTGTTCCTTGCATAGCCCTCTCAAAGAACGACTCTTACGTAATGTCAGCTGCTGGTGGAAAAGTTTCACTATTCAATATGATGACATTCAAG GTAATGACAACATTCATGCCACCTCCGCCGGCTTCGACTTTCTTGGCGTTCCATCCTCAAGATAACAACATTATCGCCATTGGCATGGAGGATTCAACAATCCACATTTACAACGTTAGGGTTGATGAG GTAAAATCTAAGTTGAAGGGCCATCAGAGGCGCATAACTGGTCTTGCTTTCTCCACCAACCTCAACATTTTGGTTTCATCAGGTGCTGATGCTCAG CTCTGTTTATGGAGCATTGATTCATGGGACAAGAGAAAAACAGTTCTTATTCAGCTGCCTGCTGGTAAAACACCTAGTGGTGACACTCGAGTACAATTTCACGCGGACCAAGTCCGCTTGCTAGTATGCCATGAAACACAGTTAGCAATTTATGATGCATCAAAGATGGAAAGAATTCGCCAG TGGGTTCCTCAAGATGCACTTTCTGCACCAATAACCTACGCGGCTTACTCCTGCAACAGTCAACTAGTTTTTGCTTCCTTTTCTGACGGCAACGTTGGTGTATTTGATGCCGATACCCTAAGACTCAGATGTCGTGTTGCTCCCTCAGCTTACTTGTCCCAGGCAGCATTGACTGG AAGTCAAGCTGTGTATCCGCTAGTAGTTGCAGCACATCCACAGGAATCCAGCCAATTTGCAATTGGGTTGACAGATGGAACTGTTAAAGTGATTGAACCCCTGGAATCCGAAGGGAAGTGGGGCGTAAGTCCACCTGTTGATAACGGGGTATTGAATGGCAGGGCGGCCTCCTCTTCGACCGCTAGCAACCATGTAGCCGATCAAGTTCAAAGATGA
- the LOC132064319 gene encoding topless-related protein 3 isoform X2 encodes MSSLSRELVFLILQFLEEEKFKESVHKLEQESGFFFNMKYFEEKVHAGEWDEVEKYLSGFTKVDDNRYSMKIFFEIRKQKYLEALDKQDKAKAVEILVSDLKVFSTFNEDLYKEITQLLTLTNFRENEQLSKYGDTKTARSIMLIELKKLIEANPLFREKLVFPTLRSSRLRTLINQSLNWQHQLCKNPRPNPDIKTLFTDHTCTPPNGAVAPAPVNLPPAAIAKPAAFTALGAHGPFPPAAAAAANANALAGWMANAAASSSVQAAVVTASSLPVPPNQVSILKRPLTPPATLGMLDYQNADHEQLMKRLRPAQSVEEVTYPTVRQQASWSLEDLPRTVAFTLPQGSSVTSMDFHPSHHTYLLVGSSNGEITLWEVATREKLVSKAFKIWDMQACTLTFQASASKDAPFSVSRVAWSPDGTFVGVAFSKHLVHLYGTIGTNDLRQHLEMDAHAGSVNDLAFAYPNKQLCVVTCGDDKLIKVWDITGRKLFNFEGHEAPVYSICPHQKENIQFIFSTAIDGKIKAWLYDNMGSRVDYDAPGHWCTTMLYSADGTRLFSCGTGKEGDSFLVEWNESEGAIKRTYTGFRKKSAGVVQFDTTQNHFLAVGEDSQIKFWDMDNTNILTTTDADGGLPSLPRLRFNKEGNLLAVTTADNGIKILGNAAGLRSLRTAEAPPFEALRSPIEAAAIKQGSGSSVPNVTPINCKVERSSPIRPSPILNGADTVPRSMEKPRILEDNSDKAKPWQLTEILDQAQCRMVTMPESSDSSNKVARLLYTNSGVGILALGSNGIQKLWKWARNEQNPSGKATANVVPQYWQPNSGLLMTNDVSGVNLEEAVPCIALSKNDSYVMSAAGGKVSLFNMMTFKVMTTFMPPPPASTFLAFHPQDNNIIAIGMEDSTIHIYNVRVDEVKSKLKGHQRRITGLAFSTNLNILVSSGADAQLCLWSIDSWDKRKTVLIQLPAGKTPSGDTRVQFHADQVRLLVCHETQLAIYDASKMERIRQWVPQDALSAPITYAAYSCNSQLVFASFSDGNVGVFDADTLRLRCRVAPSAYLSQAALTGSQAVYPLVVAAHPQESSQFAIGLTDGTVKVIEPLESEGKWGVSPPVDNGVLNGRAASSSTASNHVADQVQR; translated from the exons atGTCATCTCTCAGCAGAGAATTGGTGTTTCTGATACTCCAGTTTCTCGAAGAGGAGAAATTTAAGGAGTCTGTTCACAA GTTAGAGCAAGAATCAGGATTTTTCTTCAATATGAAGTACTTTGAGGAGAAAGTACATGCAGGTGAATGGGACGAAGTTGAGAAATACCTGTCTGGATTTACTAAAGTTGATGACAACAGATACTCCATGAAAATCTTTTTTGAGATAAGAAAGCAGAAGTATCTTGAAGCTCTTGATAA GCAAGACAAGGCAAAGGCTGTTGAGATTCTTGTGAGTGATTTGAAAGTGTTCTCTACATTCAATGAGGACCTTTACAAAGAGATCACTCAGCTGTTGACACTTACCAATTTCAG AGAGAACGAGCAGCTTTCGAAGTATGGTGACACCAAGACAGCACGTAGCATAATGTTGATAGAGCTGAAGAAATTGATCGAAGCAAATCCTCTTTTCCGTGAAAAACTTGTTTTCCCGACTCTGAGATCTTCGAGATTGCGTACATTAATCAATCAAAG TCTCAACTGGCAGCACCAGCTTTGTAAGAACCCAAGGCCAAACCCTGATATTAAGACGTTGTTTACTGATCATACATGCACTCCTCCAAATGGGGCTGTTGCACCTGCACCTGTTAATCTTCCACCTGCAGCTATTGCAAAACCTGCCGCTTTTACAGCACTTGGTGCACATGGG CCCTTTCCACCCGCAGCAGCAGCTGCTGCAAATGCTAATGCGTTAGCAGGTTGGATGGCGAATGCCGCTGCTTCTTCATCTGTCCAAGCAGCTGTTGTTACAGCATCATCCCTGCCTGTTCCACCAAATCAAG TTTCAATTTTGAAGCGCCCCCTCACACCTCCAGCTACACTAGGTATGCTTGACTATCAGAACGCTGATCATGAGCAATTAATGAAACGTTTACGACCTGCACAGTCTGTGGAGGAG GTTACGTATCCTACAGTTCGTCAGCAAGCCTCTTGGTCCCTCGAGGACTTACCAAGGACAGTAGCTTTTACTTTACCTCAAGGATCCTCGGTCACTAGCATGGACTTTCATCCTTCTCATCATACATATCTGCTCG TTGGATCCAGCAATGGTGAAATAACGCTTTGGGAAGTAGCAACCCGGGAGAAGTTGGTTTCGAAAGCATTTAAAATATGGGATATGCAAGCGTGCACTCTGACATTTCAG GCTTCTGCTTCCAAGGATGCTCCATTTTCTGTAAGCCGTGTTGCATGGAGTCCAGATGGGACCTTTGTTG GAGTTGCATTCTCTAAGCATTTGGTCCATCTGTATGGCACTATTGGAACAAATGACTTGCGCCAGCATTTGGAG ATGGATGCCCATGCTGGGAGTGTCAACGACTTAGCATTCGCTTATCCAAACAAACAGTTATGTGTAGTAACATGCGGAGATGATAAGTTGATTAAG GTGTGGGATATAACAGGAAGAAAGCTGTTTAATTTTGAAGGACATGAAGCTCCTGTATACTCCATATGCCCTCATCAGAAGGAGAACATTCAG TTCATTTTTTCTACTGCTATAGATGGGAAAATAAAAGCTTGGCTGTATGACAATATGGGATCCCGAGTTGACTATGATGCTCCTGGTCATTGGTGTACCACCATGCTTTATAGTGCTGACGGAACTAG ATTGTTCTCTTGTGGAACTGGTAAGGAAGGTGATTCTTTCCTTGTGGAATGGAATGAAAGTGAAGGAGCCATAAAGAGGACTTATACTGGGTTTAGAAAGAAATCAGCTGGTGTTGTGCAGTTTGACACTACTCAAAATCACTTCTTGGCTGTGGGTGAAGATAGCCAGATAAAATTTTGGGACATGGACAACACTAACATTCTTACGACTACAGACGCCGATGGTGGTCTCCCG AGTCTTCCACGCTTGAGATTCAACAAGGAGGGGAATCTTCTTGCTGTTACTACTGCTGACAATGGGATCAAGATACTGGGAAACGCTGCCGGTCTGAGATCCTTAAGGACAGCTGAAGCCCCACCTTTTGAAGCACTAAGATCACCCATTGAGGCAGCTGCTATTAAG CAGGGTTCTGGCTCTTCTGTTCCAAATGTAACTCCTATCAATTGTAAAGTTGAAAGAAGCTCTCCTATCAGGCCGTCTCCCATCCTT AATGGAGCTGATACTGTTCCCCGAAGCATGGAGAAACCAAGAATATTGGAGGATAATTCAGATAAGGCCAAACCCTGGCAGTTGACTGAAATTTTAGATCAAGCTCAATGCAGGATGGTTACCATGCCTGAGAGCTCAGATTCAAGTAACAAA GTTGCAAGGCTTCTTTATACAAATTCCGGTGTTGGTATCCTGGCACTTGGTTCGAATGGTATTCAAAAGCTGTGGAAGTGGGCTCGCAATGAACAAAATCCAAGTGGCAAG GCCACTGCTAATGTTGTTCCGCAATACTGGCAACCGAACAGTGGTCTTCTTATGACTAATGATGTCTCAGGTGTCAATTTGGAAGAGGCTGTTCCTTGCATAGCCCTCTCAAAGAACGACTCTTACGTAATGTCAGCTGCTGGTGGAAAAGTTTCACTATTCAATATGATGACATTCAAG GTAATGACAACATTCATGCCACCTCCGCCGGCTTCGACTTTCTTGGCGTTCCATCCTCAAGATAACAACATTATCGCCATTGGCATGGAGGATTCAACAATCCACATTTACAACGTTAGGGTTGATGAG GTAAAATCTAAGTTGAAGGGCCATCAGAGGCGCATAACTGGTCTTGCTTTCTCCACCAACCTCAACATTTTGGTTTCATCAGGTGCTGATGCTCAG CTCTGTTTATGGAGCATTGATTCATGGGACAAGAGAAAAACAGTTCTTATTCAGCTGCCTGCTGGTAAAACACCTAGTGGTGACACTCGAGTACAATTTCACGCGGACCAAGTCCGCTTGCTAGTATGCCATGAAACACAGTTAGCAATTTATGATGCATCAAAGATGGAAAGAATTCGCCAG TGGGTTCCTCAAGATGCACTTTCTGCACCAATAACCTACGCGGCTTACTCCTGCAACAGTCAACTAGTTTTTGCTTCCTTTTCTGACGGCAACGTTGGTGTATTTGATGCCGATACCCTAAGACTCAGATGTCGTGTTGCTCCCTCAGCTTACTTGTCCCAGGCAGCATTGACTGG AAGTCAAGCTGTGTATCCGCTAGTAGTTGCAGCACATCCACAGGAATCCAGCCAATTTGCAATTGGGTTGACAGATGGAACTGTTAAAGTGATTGAACCCCTGGAATCCGAAGGGAAGTGGGGCGTAAGTCCACCTGTTGATAACGGGGTATTGAATGGCAGGGCGGCCTCCTCTTCGACCGCTAGCAACCATGTAGCCGATCAAGTTCAAAGATGA